From Ictidomys tridecemlineatus isolate mIctTri1 chromosome 2, mIctTri1.hap1, whole genome shotgun sequence, the proteins below share one genomic window:
- the Cimap1d gene encoding protein CIMAP1D, translating to MQGRGKSRGLEVTPGPGSYSPEKVPPLRQRNPPAFTLGSRLYQRPLDTPVPAPNAYTMPPLWGSQIFTKPRSPSYTVGGRTRPARPPQDPADTPGPGQYDSPNPNTYRQRWPAFTMLGRPRALRLLEEAPGPGTHSPEQVTVNQARAPVDTRGLRHSKRAVTVAADFTP from the exons ATGCAGGGTCGTGGAAAGTCTCGGG GTCTGGAGGTgacaccaggccctgggtcctaCAGCCCAGAGAAAGTGCCCCCTCTGCGCCAGCGGAACCCCCCAGCTTTCACGCTGGGCTCCCGCCTCTACCAGAGACCCCTGGACACCCCAGTTCCTGCCCCTAATGCCTACACCATGCCACCCCTCTGGGGCTCACAGATCTTCACCAAGCCCAGGAGCCCAAGCTACACCGTGGGGGGCCGCACCCGCCCTGCCCGCCCCCCACAGGACCCTGCTGATACACCAGGCCCTGGCCAGTATGACAGCCCAAACCCCAACACCTACCGGCAGCGATGGCCAGCATTCACCATGCTGGGGCGGCCCCGTGCCCTGCGCTTGCTGGAGGAGGCACCTGGCCCTGGCACCCACAGCCCAGAGCAGGTCACTGTGAACCAAGCCAGGGCCCCAGTGGACACCAGAGGCCTCCGCCACTCTAAGCGGGCTGTCACCGTGGCTGCAGACTTCACACCCTAA